A region of Gracilinanus agilis isolate LMUSP501 chromosome 3, AgileGrace, whole genome shotgun sequence DNA encodes the following proteins:
- the TAF1D gene encoding TATA box-binding protein-associated factor RNA polymerase I subunit D isoform X2, which produces MDRTENLERILKKASLENISSNSILPLASTSSLVNNESDDSDSSNSLFKTQCDPISPNREPRNLSTCNTVHLPPNTWLRDYSSDSSSELEPFNLKVVFENWKKKKRKRKYKPSGRPKGRPKGSTKTTQSLAIIPKKDLFKDKGLQFPLVESENGRKPLLWKKILGFEQAVARGFFNYVKEQKYESHLREALKHLDAGEDLDKEDFGVRRYKYLDDDDDESISPIEEPNVENQLGDQDDCDVKLVENSCFIISTEFPKKTKLKMKKRLLKSRHDTQNNKRDETDLPGKKKNSMDKGKRNGICIEELGD; this is translated from the exons ATGGATAGAACTGAGAATTTGGAAAGGATTTTGAAGAAAGCCTCTCTTGAAAATATATCTTCCAATTCCATTTTACCTTTGGCTTCAACCAGTTCATTAGTAAACAATGAAAG tGATGACTCAGATTCTAGCAACAGTTTATTCAAAACTCAGTGTGATCCCATCTCACCCAATCGAGAACCTAGAAACCTATCTACCTGTAATACAGTTCATTTACCTCCAAATACTTGGTTAAGAGATTATTCAAGTGACTCCTCTTCAGAACTAGAACCATTTAATTTGAAAGTTGTTTttgaaaattggaagaaaaagaaaagaaagagaaaatacaagCCATCTGGAAGGCCAAAGGGAAGGCCAAAAGGAAGCACTAAAACAACCCAATCTTTAGCCATTATACCGAAAAAGGACCTGTTCAAAGATAAAGGTTTACAATTCCCTTTGGTAGAATcagagaatggaaggaaaccatTACTTTGGAAGAAAATTTTAGGCTTTGAG CAAGCCGTTGCAAGAGGGTTTTTCAACTATGTTAAGGAACAGAAATATGAATCCCACCTCAGAGAGGCTTTGAAGCATCTGGATGCTGGTGAAGATTTAGACAAAGAAGACTTTGGTGTAAGGAGATATAAATatttagatgatgatgatgatgaatctaTTTCTCCTATAGAAGAACCCAA TGTAGAAAACCAGTTGGGTGATCAAGATGACTGTGATGTCAAATTAGTG GAGAATAGCTGTTTCATAATAAGTACTGAATTCCCCAAGAAGACAAagttaaagatgaaaaagagacTGCTAAAGAGTAGACATGACACTCAAAATAACAAGAGAGATGAAACAGATTTgcctgggaaaaagaaaaattccatggacaaagggaagagaaatg
- the TAF1D gene encoding TATA box-binding protein-associated factor RNA polymerase I subunit D isoform X1: MDRTENLERILKKASLENISSNSILPLASTSSLVNNESDDSDSSNSLFKTQCDPISPNREPRNLSTCNTVHLPPNTWLRDYSSDSSSELEPFNLKVVFENWKKKKRKRKYKPSGRPKGRPKGSTKTTQSLAIIPKKDLFKDKGLQFPLVESENGRKPLLWKKILGFEQAVARGFFNYVKEQKYESHLREALKHLDAGEDLDKEDFGVRRYKYLDDDDDESISPIEEPNVENQLGDQDDCDVKLVENSCFIISTEFPKKTKLKMKKRLLKSRHDTQNNKRDETDLPGKKKNSMDKGKRNDKDLKTSAKNKPSFATHNSFLYEL; encoded by the exons ATGGATAGAACTGAGAATTTGGAAAGGATTTTGAAGAAAGCCTCTCTTGAAAATATATCTTCCAATTCCATTTTACCTTTGGCTTCAACCAGTTCATTAGTAAACAATGAAAG tGATGACTCAGATTCTAGCAACAGTTTATTCAAAACTCAGTGTGATCCCATCTCACCCAATCGAGAACCTAGAAACCTATCTACCTGTAATACAGTTCATTTACCTCCAAATACTTGGTTAAGAGATTATTCAAGTGACTCCTCTTCAGAACTAGAACCATTTAATTTGAAAGTTGTTTttgaaaattggaagaaaaagaaaagaaagagaaaatacaagCCATCTGGAAGGCCAAAGGGAAGGCCAAAAGGAAGCACTAAAACAACCCAATCTTTAGCCATTATACCGAAAAAGGACCTGTTCAAAGATAAAGGTTTACAATTCCCTTTGGTAGAATcagagaatggaaggaaaccatTACTTTGGAAGAAAATTTTAGGCTTTGAG CAAGCCGTTGCAAGAGGGTTTTTCAACTATGTTAAGGAACAGAAATATGAATCCCACCTCAGAGAGGCTTTGAAGCATCTGGATGCTGGTGAAGATTTAGACAAAGAAGACTTTGGTGTAAGGAGATATAAATatttagatgatgatgatgatgaatctaTTTCTCCTATAGAAGAACCCAA TGTAGAAAACCAGTTGGGTGATCAAGATGACTGTGATGTCAAATTAGTG GAGAATAGCTGTTTCATAATAAGTACTGAATTCCCCAAGAAGACAAagttaaagatgaaaaagagacTGCTAAAGAGTAGACATGACACTCAAAATAACAAGAGAGATGAAACAGATTTgcctgggaaaaagaaaaattccatggacaaagggaagagaaatg